Proteins encoded in a region of the Indicator indicator isolate 239-I01 chromosome 41, UM_Iind_1.1, whole genome shotgun sequence genome:
- the NEMP1 gene encoding nuclear envelope integral membrane protein 1: MLNLPPTTLLGVAPVPRNAVRVASRGHVGARRLGRLTPCQSTLQAAVGRQRGHGSLLIGQRLLSVSAPRAPAAVGRAEAEIGGVAAAGGMKPGPGRPRRFLGVLMVFILPPVLLGGAGATSPGEERRGGDNNDGAEDRIVLLYEGFLSQYQAPRRFCYTNTRVPQWHEIWTRTQIRVNSSRMIRVTQVDSEEELEDFSLWSVLFSFLKEKLNDTSIDVDLYSNKTCLKVDLLDTNTEYCVVLFRRFDPKLFLVSFLGLLLFFCGDMLSRSQLFYYSAGISFGLLASLLVLVYVMSKVMPKKSPVYLLLVGGWSFSLYLLQLIFKNLREICKSYWQYLLGYLLLVGLVSFGVCYRYGPLENERSINLLSWALQLLGLLLLYSGIQIHPIALALVVVAICTKNVDYPLRWAFAVYRRVQSARQGPSPPRLLTEEEYRLQGEVETRRALEELRNDCKSPKISAWSVVSRIQSPKRFAEFVDGASHVTPSEVSLHEQEYGLGGIFLEDQLFEEDGEEEEEKGDDFLDRNHTSYSLAHNHVGAA; the protein is encoded by the exons ATGCTGAATCTGCCCCCCACAACGCTGCTAGGAGTCGCCCCGGTCCCACGGAACGCGGTCCGGGTTGCCTCCCGCGGGCACGTTGGGGCTCGGCGGCTCGGCCG GTTGACACCCTGTCAGTCAACGCTGCAGGCAGCGGTTGGACGCCAGAGAGGCCACGGCAGCCTTCTGATTGGTCAGCGCCTTCTGAGTGTCAGCGCGCCGCGAGCCCCTGCGGCCGTTGGCAGGGCGGAAGCGGAAATCGGTGGCGTGGCCGCGGCGGGAGGAATGAAACCGGGTCCGGGCCGGCCGCGGCGGTTCTTGGGAGTATTGATGGTGTTCATACTGCCTCCGGTGCTGCTGGGGGGCGCTGGTGCGACGTCACCGGGCGAGGAACGGCGCGGCGGCGACAACAACGACG GTGCCGAGGATCGCATCGTACTGCTCTATGAGGGCTTCCTGTCCCAGTACCAGGCCCCCCGCCGCTTCTGTTACACCAACACCCGCGTCCCACAGTGGCACGAGATATGGACACGGACACAG ATCCGGGTCAACAGCAGCCGGATGATCCGAGTCACCCAGGTGGACAgcgaggaggagctggaggattTCAGCCTGTGGAgtgtcctcttctcctttctgaagGAGAAGCTGAATGACACCAGCATCGATGTAGATCTCTACAGcaacaaaacctgcctgaaggtcgacctgctggacaccaaCACCGAGTACTGCGTTGTCCTCTTCCGAC GTTTTGACCCTAAGCTGTTCCTGGTTTCCTTCCTGGGcttgttgttgttcttctgtGGGGACATGCTGAGCAG GAGCCAGCTCTTCTACTACTCAGCTGGGATTAGCTTTGGCTTGCTGGCCTCACTGCTGGTCCTTGTCTATGTGATGTCCAAGGTCATGCCCAAG AAAAGTCCTGTTTACCTCctgctggtgggaggttggTCCTTTTCCCTCTACCTGCTCCAGCTGATCTTCAAGAACCTGCGGGAGATCTGCAAGTCCTACTGGCAGTATCTCCTGG GctacctgctgctggtgggcttGGTGAGCTTTGGGGTCTGCTACCGGTACGGCCCCCTGGAGAACGAGCGCAGCATCAACCTCCTGTCCTgggccctgcagctgctggggctgctgctgctctactCAGGCATCCAGATCCACCCCATTGCCTTGGCCCTGGTGGTTGTTGCCATCTGCACCAAGAATGTGGACTACCCTCTGCGCTGGGCCTTTGCTGTCTACAG GAGAGTGCAGAGTGCCAGGCAGGGCCCGAGCCCCCCTCGCCTACTGACAGAGGAGGAGTacaggctgcagggggaggTGGAGACTCGCAGGGCCCTGGAGGAGCTTCGCAACGACTGCAAAAGCCCCAAGATCTCTGCCTGGTCTGTGGTGTCTCGCATCCAGTCCCCCAAGAG GTTTGCTGAGTTTGTGGATGGTGCCAGTCATGTCACCCCCAGTGAGGTCTCTCTCCACGAGCAGGAGTATGGCCTGGGTGGCATTTTCCTGGAGGATCAACTCTTtgaggaggatggagaggaagaggaggagaagggagatgaCTTCTTGGACAGGAATCACACAAGTTATTCCCTGGCCCACAACCACGTGGGTGCTGCATGA
- the NAB2 gene encoding NGFI-A-binding protein 2, with protein sequence MALPRTLGELQLYRVLQRANLLGYYETFIQQGGDDVQQLCEAGEEEFLEIMALVGMATKPLHVRRLQKALREWASNPGLFSQPVSAVPVSSIPLFKLSEAGGRKALSNGHASPGEAAGKGGGGTGTPPARSPTEPGEKLSPSALPPWPGRSTPESEGGGDEEPGGPPFSPGGSGGEQPAGTEVLEPELVRTVVESVERLLQSCPRGGEAELRALMKLNKKLAKAVGHIFQLEDGDRHKEEEIRRHSAIYGRGDARRREGKQLTLHELIINEAAAQFCLRDNSLLLRRVELFSLSRQVARESSYLSSLKVARAHPEETGATVAKRLKQEAGEQSRPELLPLPVVPVGPEPPGAAYRAGLDEDTGSISGESLDGHLQVAGGCPRLTPPPVAAPEVALGLPPHGLWSRHILQQTLMDEGLRLARLVSHERVGRLSPCLPGKPPAPEFEDGLAERGPPAPPDPPRSTIKVEQETSRQ encoded by the exons ATGGCCCTGCCCCGCACGCTGGGCGAGCTGCAGCTATACCGGGTGCTGCAGCGTGCCAACCTGCTAGGCTACTACGAGACCTTCATCCAGCAAGGGGGGGACGACGTTCAGCAGCTCTGCGAGGCGGGCGAGGAGGAGTTCCTGGAGATCATGGCGCTGGTGGGCATGGCCACCAAGCCCCTGCACGTCCGCCGCCTCCAGAAAGCCCTACGCGAGTGGGCATCCAACCCggggctcttcagccagccGGTCTCGGCCGTGCCCGTCAGCAGCATTCCCCTCTTCAAGCTCTCTGAGGCCGGTGGGCGCAAGGCGCTCAGCAATGGCCACGCCAGCCCTGGCGAGGCCGCGGGCAAAGGTGGCGGTGGCACCGGGACGCCCCCGGCCCGCAGCCCCACGGAGCCTGGGGAGAAGCTGTCACCGTCGGCGCTGCCGCCGTGGCCCGGGAGGAGCACCCCCGAGTCAGAGGGTGGTGGGGATGAGGAGCCAGGGggtccccccttctcccctggCGGGAGCGGTGGCGAGCAGCCAGCGGGCACGGAGGTGCTGGAGCCGGAGCTGGTGAGGACGGTGGTGGAGAGTGTGGAGCGGCTGCTGCAGAGTTGCCCCCGGGGTGGTGAGGCCGAGCTGCGGGCCCTGATGAAGCTCAACAAGAAGCTGGCCAAGGCCGTGGGGCACATCTTCCAGCTGGAGGACGGTGACCGGCACAAGGAGGAGGAGATCCGCCGGCACAGTGCCATCTACGGCCGCGGCGATGCCCGGCGCCGCGAGGGCAAGCAGCTCACCCTGCACGAG CTCATCATCAACGAGGCGGCAGCGCAGTTCTGCCTGCGGGACAACTCTCTGCTGCTGCGCCGTGTGGAGCTCTTCTCGCTGTCGCGGCAGGTGGCCCGGGAGAGCTCCTACCTGTCCTCGCTGAAGGTGGCCAG GGCACATCCCGAGGAGACTGGAGCTACCGTGGCCAAGCGACTCAAGCAGGAG gcaggagagcagagccgccctgagctgctgccgcTGCCGGTGGTGCCGGTGGGACCGGAGCCCCCTGGTGCCGCGTACCGAGCTGGGCTCGATGAGGACACCGGGAGCATCTCCGGGGAGAGCCTCGATGGCCACTTGCAGG tggcagggggctgtCCCCGGTTGACCCCCCCACCCGTGGCAGCCCCCGAGGTGGCTCTCGGCCTACCCCCGCACGGGCTCTGGAGTCGCCACATCCTGCAGCAGACGCTGATGGACGAGGGGCTGCGCCTGGCCCGCTTGGTCTCACACGAACGCGTGGGGAggctcagcccctgcctgcccgGGAAGCCCCCGGCGCCAG AGTTCGAGGATGGGCTGGCGGAAAGGGGTCCTCCGGCCCCCCCGGATCCCCCCCGCAGCACTATCAAGGTGGAGCAGGAGACCAGCCGCCAGTGA
- the STAT6 gene encoding signal transducer and activator of transcription 6, which produces MSLWSIVSQLPAEQFCGLFAEFPRSLRCLLADWLENQPWEFISGSDAFCTSMARGLLSAMVEKLHSIASSEGQQGQILQQVSSIENIYRQDPLRLVAVLKAILEGEKAAVLKRDHHLPLSFHRRQEELKFGLGLQRLQHRIHEVQALLDGPRASPQLKTEMKPLEDLPSLILEAVKELEAAKQQVLKRIQIWKRQQQLAGNGAPFEENLAPLQKRCESLVEVYFQLHQQVMAASAELGPELLPRLLERFDEVLSSLVKSSFLVEKQPPQVLKTQTKFQASVRFLLGPQLLKASAKPYLVRAEMVTEKQARELALSTSSSVLSESTGEIMHNVVALETNPTSGTCCANFKNVLLKKIKRCERKGSESVTEEKCAVLFSTSLALSPANLSVHLQTLSLPIVVIVHGNQDNNAKATVLWDNAFSEIDRVPFVVAERVPWEKMCDTLNLKFMAEVQTTKGLLKEHYFFLAQKIFNDHNASFEDFQSRSVSWAQFNKEILPGRGFTFWQWFDGVLDLTKRCLKNYWSDRLIIGFISKQYVCKLLSTQPQGTFLLRFSDSELGGVTIAHLIRGQDGSSQVENIQPFSAKDLSIRCLGDRIRDLGQLRNLYPNIPKDQAFGSHYNKEQMGKDGRGYVSATIKMTVESERDQQLQSAPGAAPEPTPAFNLPLLQPESLQSVLSPICPPAPFCPQPIPPGYPTAESNITMMGPEGLGSFPSTSPMLSPSLLPDPALPQHPDLSFGNPMPFMPNQYLREEAPQMLPGGPSQEPGDEEMPELPPFPLEPALQSSPRWMPPSMDLVPGPDLDSFLGIPLCPPFVPSPQRSGYPPPSAAAWGLGEARWDDSVRPGHA; this is translated from the exons ATGTCCctctggagcattgtgtcccagctgccagcagagcagttcTGTGGCCTCTTTGCAGAGTTCCCTCGCAGCCTGCGCTGCCTCCTGGCTGACTGGCTGGAGAACCAGCCCTG GGAGTTCATCAGTGGCTCAGATGCCTTCTgcaccagcatggccagggggctgctctcagccatggTGGAGAAGCTCCACAGCATTGCCAGCAGTGAGGGGCAACAGGGGCAGATCCTCCAGCAAGTCAGCAGCATCGAG AACATCTACCGGCAGGACCCTCTGCGCCTGGTGGCCGTCCTGAAAGCCATCCTGGAGGGGGAGAAGGCTGCGGTGCTCAAGAGG gacCACCACCTGCCCCTTAGCTTCCACCGGCgccaggaggagctgaagtttgggctggggctgcagcggCTGCAGCACCGCATCCACGAGGTCCAGGCACTGCTGGATGGCCCCAGAG cctccccgcAACTGAAGACAGAAATGAAGCCCCTGGAA GATCTACCCAGCCTGATCCTGGAGGctgtgaaggagctggaggcagccaagcagcaggTCCTGAAGAGGATCCAAATctggaagaggcagcagcagctggcagggaatGGAGCCCCCTTCGAGGAGAACCTGGCCCCGCTGCAGAAGAG ATGCGAGAGCCTGGTCGAGGTTTActtccagctgcaccagcaaGTGATGGCAGccagtgcagagctgggacctgagctcctgcccaggctgctggagaggttCGATGaggtcctgtccagcctggtaAAGAG ctccttcctggtGGAGAAGCAGCCCCCACAGGTGCTGAAGACCCAGACCAAGTTCCAGGCCAGTGTCCGGTTCCTCCTGGGGCCgcagctgctgaaggcttcGGCCAAGCCCTACCTGGTGCGGGCAGAGATGGTGACAGAGAAGCAGGCACGGGAGCTGGcactcagcaccagcagcagtgtcctGAG CGAGAGCACCGGGGAGATCATGCACAACGTGGTGGCCCTGGAGACCAACCCCACCAGTGGCACCTGCTGTGCCAACTTCAAGAACGTG ctgctgaagaagATCAAACGCTGCGAGCGGAAGGGCTCCGAGTCGGTGACGGAGGAGAAATGTGCAGTGCTGTTCAGCACCAGCCTGGCACTCAGCCCTGCCAACCTCTCAGTCCACCTCCAG accctgtccctgcccatcgTGGTCATCGTGCACGGGAACCAGGACAACAATGCCAAGGCCACGGTGCTGTGGGACAATGCCTTCTCCGAGATC GACCGGGTGCCCTTCGTGGTGGCCGAGCGAGTGCCCTGGGAGAAGATGTGCGACACACTGAACCTCAAGTTCATGGCAGAGGTGCAGACCACGAAGGGGCTGCTCAAGGAGCACTACTTCTTCCTGGCCCAGAAGATCTTTAATGACCACAATGCCAGCTTCGAGGACTTCCAGAGCCGCAGCGTCTCGTGGGCCCAGTTCAACAAG GAGATCCTTCCTGGCCGGGGCTTCACCTTCTGGCAGTGGTTTGATGGAGTTCTGGACCTCACCAAGAGGTGCCTCAAGAATTACTGGTCAGACCG gctgaTCATTGGCTTCATCAGCAAGCAGTATGTCTGCAAGCTGCTGagcacccagccccagggcaccTTCCTGCTGCGCTTCAGTGACTCGGAGCTCGGCGGCGTCACCATCGCCCACCTCATCCGTGGCCAGGACG GGTCCAGCCAAGTGGAGAACATCCAACCCTTCTCTGCCAAGGACTTGTCCATCCGGTGCCTTGGGGACCGCATCCGTGACCTGGGGCAGCTCCGCAACCTCTACCCCAACATCCCCAAGGACCAGGCCTTTGGCAGCCACTACAACA aggagcagatggGCAAGGATGGCCGCGGCTACGTCTCTGCCACCATCAAGATGACAGTGGAAAGCGAAAG GGATCAGCAGCTCCAGAGTGCTCCAGGGGCAGCCCCAGAGCCCACCCCAGCGTTCaacctgcccctgctgcagcctgagagcCTGCAGTCAGTTCTCAGCCCCATCTG CccccctgctcccttctgcCCTCAGCCCATCCCTCCAGGCTACCCCACAGCTGAGAGCAACATCACCATGATGGGCCCCGAAGGCCTTGGATCCTTCCCCAG CACCTCACCGATGCTCTCCCCGTCCCTGCTCCCAGACCCGGCgctgccccagcacccagaCCTCAGCTTTGGGAACCCCAT GCCCTTCATGCCCAACCAGTACCTGAGAGAGGAAGCCCCACAGATGCTGCCTGGAGGCCCCTCTCAGGAGCCTGGGGACGAGGAGATGCCTGAGCTGCCTCCATTCCCCTtggagccagccctgcagagctcccCACGGTG GATGCCACCCAGCATGGACCTGGTGCCTGGCCCGGACTTGGACTCCTTCCTGGGCATCCCCCTGTGCCCCCCTTTCGTGCCCTCCCCGCAGCGCAGTGGCTACCCCCCCCCAAGCgctgctgcctgggggctgggggaggctcGGTGGGACGACAGCGTCCGGCCAGGGCATGCCTGA